Proteins encoded together in one Benincasa hispida cultivar B227 chromosome 1, ASM972705v1, whole genome shotgun sequence window:
- the LOC120067383 gene encoding uncharacterized protein LOC120067383 isoform X2 — MDRGEGIREKENCSRPLVEHGVLVGIPVDNVSSSALDMDVSIGNGGGKCRNLLRTPSLPSRVDREEGIQEKGNDARPLSEHGVFAERPADNVCLSTLDMDVSPGNGSGKRRSLLRMPSLPSPVEREQVIREKGNGSKPLIEHGLLQKPAKPPYVERKEDGTRSKESGSTRRSKSARKPRNGNLLRTPSLPPCIGREKEFGEKEAAARIRNSIQPNPSEFFPTRQEILEKNFSLPMCRIPTSNDEIWHQFLIQMRRRRSQSELESEELQGFKDLGFTFDKKDINPTVVDIIPGLREKKEEELESERTRRPYLSEAWMLQTHLLPPIPKWDTRKPAEDMKQQIRFWARAVASNVH, encoded by the exons GAGGAGAAGGAATTCGAGAGAAAGAAAATTGTTCTAGGCCATTGGTGGAGCATGGTGTGCTTGTTGGAATCCCCGTTGATAATGTTTCCTCGTCTGCTTTGGATATGGATGTTTCCATCGGAAATGGTGGTGGTAAATGTAGGAATCTCCTCCGAACACCGTCGTTACCATCCCGTGTGGACCGAGAGGAAGGAATTCAAGAGAAAGGAAATGATGCTAGGCCATTATCTGAGCATGGTGTGTTTGCAGAACGTCCTGCTGATAATGTCTGCTTATCTACTTTGGATATGGATGTTTCACCAGGAAATGGTAGCGGTAAACGTAGGAGTCTGCTCCGAATGCCATCGTTGCCATCCCCTGTGGAACGAGAACAAGTTATTCGAGAGAAAGGGAATGGTTCCAAGCCATTAATAGAGCATGGTTTGCTTCAAAAACCAGCGAAGCCACCTTATGTAGAGAGGAAAGAAGATGGAACTCGCAGCAAAGAGAGTGGCAGCACTCGGAGGAGCAAATCAGCGAGGAAACCACGGAATGGTAATCTGCTAAGAACACCATCTTTGCCACCGTGTATAGGGAGGGAaaaggaatttggagaaaaggAAGCTGCTGCTAGAATCAGAAACTCTATTCAACCAAACCCTTCTGAATTCTTTCCCACAAGACAAGAG ATTCTTGAAAAGAACTTCAGCCTCCCGATGTGTCGAATCCCGACAAGCAATGACGAAATATGGCACCAATTTCTCATCCAAATGAGGAGGAGAAGAAGCCAAAGTGAACTTGAATCAGAAGAACTGCAAGGTTTCAAGGACTTGGGATTCACATTTGACAAAAAAGATATAAACCCAACAGTGGTTGACATAATTCCAGGcttaagagagaaaaaggagGAAGAATTGGAGAGTGAGAGAACTAGAAGGCCTTATCTTTCTGAGGCTTGGATGCTTCAAACTCATCTCCTTCCTCCAATTCCAAAATGGGACACTAGAAAACCTGCAGAAGACATGAAACAACAAATCAGGTTTTGGGCTAGAGCTGTTGCTTCTAATGTGCACTAA